The Lactuca sativa cultivar Salinas chromosome 2, Lsat_Salinas_v11, whole genome shotgun sequence genome includes a window with the following:
- the LOC111893857 gene encoding receptor like protein kinase S.2 yields MHLHHLCFVLPSDGDDIHPFDHHNRRLPPSTPPTPQPQTPPSKTRSCGANLQEVLRRTLHRFCVKSPPAIFHDTDGVQFSKETIVSGHNPKTFTYSELYIATKGFSQDEILGSGGFGRVFRAVLPSDGTVAAVKCLAETGERFEKSFAAELVAVAHLRHRNLVPLRGWCVHEDQLLLVYDYMPNRSLDRLLFRRMENSGTPVPVLSWERRMKIVKGLAAALFYLHEQLEAQIIHRDVKTSNVMLDSHFNARLGDFGLARWLEHELGYQTRTPSMNHQYQPCRLVDTTRIGGTIGYLPPESFQKKGVATAKSDVFSFGIVLLEIASGRRSVDITLPDDEIILVDKVRRLADEKMILNAADGRLPNGSYNRHEMSHMIRLGLLCTLHDPKTRPSMKWIIEALSGGICATLPELPSFKSHPQYISVTRSTPTTTATMTSTTTTTTTSFAIASSGGSTTFATARGESLYITAEQEHENSSDIGDGMISSAQMSRRQLSSFPMVEPPREITYKELLSATDNFSESNRLSEVDFGTAYYGVLDNHDIIVKRLGMKTCPALRLRFANELSNLGKLRHRNLIHLRGWCTEQNEMLVVYDYSANRLLGHLLSHHTHRKSQVLKWDHRYNIVKSLACAIRYLHEEWEEQVIHRNITSSAIYIDPDMNPRLGSFALAEFLTRNEHGHHVVVDKKVCVRGIFGYMAPEYMEAGEATTMADIYSFGVVVLEVVSGRMAVDFRRPEVLLVKRVHESERYEGNYEELVDPRLDGEYNRKELVRLVKLAMACTQSNPDLRPTMRMVVSVLDGHDRCFIEEGQKESINEWKERNALSLSLIRRIQALGIQ; encoded by the coding sequence atgcacctccaccacctctgCTTTGTGTTACCATCTGACGGCGATGACATACACCCATTTGATCACCACAACCGACGACTCCCTCCTTCTACACCACCAACACCACAACCACAAACACCACCATCTAAGACCCGATCATGTGGTGCTAACCTCCAAGAGGTCCTCCGTAGAACACTTCATAGATTCTGTGTAAAATCACCGCCGGCGATCTTCCATGATACCGACGGAGTCCAATTTTCTAAAGAGACGATTGTTTCCGGCCACAACCCCAAGACTTTTACATACTCGGAGCTTTATATAGCCACCAAAGGGTTTAGCCAGGATGAAATCTTGGGCAGTGGCGGGTTTGGAAGAGTTTTCCGGGCGGTGTTGCCGAGTGACGGAACTGTGGCGGCGGTGAAGTGTTTGGCGGAGACGGGAGAGAGGTTTGAGAAGAGTTTCGCGGCGGAATTGGTGGCTGTGGCCCATCTCCGCCACCGGAACCTAGTCCCGCTACGTGGGTGGTGTGTTCATGAAGATCAGCTCCTTCTCGTTTACGACTACATGCCAAACCGCAGCCTTGACCGGTTGCTTTTCCGGCGGATGGAAAACAGTGGAACTCCGGTGCCGGTGCTTAGCTGGGAAAGAAGAATGAAAATAGTGAAGGGTTTAGCGGCGGCGCTGTTTTACCTCCATGAACAGCTGGAAGCTCAGATCATCCATCGTGATGTGAAAACAAGCAATGTAATGCTTGATTCTCATTTTAATGCGAGGCTTGGTGATTTTGGGTTAGCGAGGTGGCTGGAGCATGAACTCGGGTACCAGACAAGAACGCCGTCGATGAACCACCAGTACCAGCCATGCCGGCTGGTGGACACGACAAGAATCGGCGGAACAATTGGTTATTTGCCACCGGAGAGTTTCCAGAAAAAAGGTGTCGCCACCGCAAAATCTGATGTTTTCAGTTTTGGCATTGTTTTGCTGGAGATTGCTTCAGGGAGGAGGTCGGTGGATATTACACTTCCCGATGATGAAATCATTCTCGTCGACAAAGTCAGAAGATTAGCAGACGAAAAGATGATTCTCAACGCCGCCGATGGCCGGCTGCCAAATGGGTCCTACAACCGTCATGAAATGTCCCACATGATTCGTCTCGGGTTGTTATGTACACTCCATGACCCGAAAACTCGACCCAGTATGAAATGGATCATCGAAGCACTTTCCGGCGGGATTTGCGCCACCCTCCCGGAGCTTCCTTCTTTCAAATCCCACCCACAGTACATATCTGTAACTCGTAGCACCCCCACCACCACAGCCACCATGACttccaccacaaccaccaccactacttCTTTCGCAATTGCTTCAAGTGGCGGCTCAACCACCTTCGCCACCGCCAGGGGAGAAAGCCTGTACATAACCgctgaacaagaacatgaaaacaGTTCCGATATCGGCGACGGAATGATCTCTTCTGCACAAATGAGCCGCCGTCAATTAAGCTCCTTTCCCATGGTTGAACCTCCAAGGGAGATCACCTACAAAGAACTTCTCTCCGCCACTGACAATTTCTCAGAATCTAATCGGTTATCAGAGGTTGATTTCGGAACTGCTTACTACGGCGTTCTTGACAACCATGACATTATCGTAAAACGGCTCGGGATGAAAACATGTCCGGCGCTCCGCCTCCGTTTCGCGAATGAACTCTCAAATTTGGGGAAACTCCGCCACCGGAACCTGATACACCTCCGTGGGTGGTGCACTGAACAAAACGAGATGCTGGTGGTTTACGACTACTCCGCTAATCGTCTTTTAGGTCATCTTCTTTCCCATCACACCCACCGGAAATCACAGGTCCTAAAATGGGATCATCGCTACAACATCGTGAAATCCCTCGCCTGTGCAATCCGATACCTTCACGAAGAATGGGAAGAACAGGTTATCCATAGAAACATCACATCATCCGCCATATACATCGATCCAGACATGAACCCTAGACTCGGATCCTTCGCTCTTGCAGAGTTCTTAACAAGAAACGAACACGGACACCATGTAGTGGTCGACAAGAAGGTTTGTGTTCGTGGGATTTTTGGGTACATGGCGCCGGAATATATGGAGGCAGGGGAAGCTACAACAATGGCGGACATCTACAGCTTCGGCGTGGTGGTTCTGGAGGTGGTGAGTGGGCGGATGGCGGTGGATTTCCGACGGCCTGAGGTGCTGTTAGTGAAAAGGGTTCATGAATCTGAAAGATACGAAGGCAATTATGAAGAACTGGTGGATCCAAGATTAGATGGAGAGTATAATCGGAAAGAATTGGTGAGGTTGGTGAAGTTAGCAATGGCGTGCACACAGTCTAACCCTGATTTAAGACCGACGATGAGAATGGTTGTGAGTGTACTTGATGGCCATGATAGATGCTTCATAGAAGAAGGGCAAAAGGAAAGTATAAATGAATGGAAAGAAAGAAATGCATTGTCTTTGTCACTTATTAGACGAATTCAAGCTTTGGGAATACAATGA